One Hydrogenophaga crassostreae genomic region harbors:
- a CDS encoding ATP-dependent nuclease, with the protein MRISQVEIKNFRLLADVELVLEDQTTVIVGRNNSGKTSLSEVMRRLLSDGNVAFQLEDFSSACYDHFCEALQALNQGAEEDAVRALVPTIELRLKFTYDPAQPQLGPLGPFVIDLDPACADALVVVRYELKDGQLASFLDGQPKEALTPETRIAFFRALRERIPAEFNVKIWAEDPNDPDNRRQLPPSALRGLVKTGFINAQRGLDDVTSRESDVLAKTVEGLFATASSASADAADKQIADALKTAVQDIQIQIDENFGGQLKSLIPALQTFGYPGLGGQELHTETLLDVRKLLSNFTKVRYAGYSGITLPESYNGLGARNLIFILLQLAGFYKAFCAETTEPGVHLIFIEEPEAHLHPQMQEVFIRQLAKIAQQLVDGAQDKRPWPVQFVVSTHSSHIANAAGFESIRYFLGAPASGAQEGVRTTRVKDLRKGLKDIQPEDKKFLHQYMTLTRCDLFFADKAVLVEGLSERLLLPVIVAKLEAAEPKSPKLSSQYVTVMEVGGAYAHLFFDLLKFLELRSLIITDLDAVEKPGGKACAVHLGTYSSNACLKAWYSEDDPFTLAGLLAKKDAGKVLNGNRIAYQRAEKEGDPCGRTFEDAFILANPKLFGLTEKTPNGLELEARSKAEEWKKSEFALKHAIAETEWLAPAYIVEGVRWLARGDVVAPDPALTLVMEAAVAPVEEDGGHA; encoded by the coding sequence ATGCGCATCAGTCAAGTCGAGATCAAGAACTTCCGTCTTCTGGCAGACGTTGAACTTGTCCTGGAAGATCAAACGACTGTCATCGTCGGGCGAAACAACAGTGGAAAAACCTCTCTTTCGGAAGTGATGCGGAGGCTCCTTTCAGACGGAAACGTTGCGTTCCAGTTAGAGGACTTTTCCAGTGCCTGCTACGACCACTTTTGCGAAGCGCTGCAAGCGTTGAATCAGGGTGCCGAAGAAGACGCCGTGCGCGCGCTTGTCCCGACCATTGAGTTGCGGCTGAAGTTCACCTACGACCCCGCCCAGCCTCAGCTAGGTCCCCTGGGTCCTTTCGTGATCGACCTTGATCCAGCATGCGCCGATGCACTGGTGGTGGTTCGCTATGAACTCAAGGACGGGCAGCTTGCGAGCTTTCTCGACGGCCAGCCCAAAGAGGCGCTGACCCCGGAAACGCGTATTGCGTTCTTCCGTGCGTTGCGTGAGCGGATTCCCGCCGAATTCAACGTGAAGATATGGGCGGAAGATCCCAATGATCCCGACAATCGCCGTCAGTTGCCGCCAAGCGCACTGCGAGGCTTGGTCAAGACAGGGTTCATCAATGCGCAGCGGGGCCTCGATGATGTGACTTCGCGAGAATCCGACGTGCTGGCCAAGACCGTGGAGGGCCTTTTCGCGACAGCTTCTTCAGCGTCGGCCGATGCGGCTGACAAGCAAATTGCCGATGCGCTGAAAACCGCGGTCCAGGATATCCAGATCCAGATTGACGAGAACTTCGGAGGCCAACTCAAAAGCCTGATTCCTGCGCTTCAGACCTTCGGCTACCCGGGGTTGGGGGGCCAGGAGCTCCACACCGAAACCCTGCTTGATGTCCGAAAGCTGCTCTCCAATTTCACGAAGGTCCGCTACGCGGGCTACAGCGGCATCACGTTGCCCGAGTCATACAACGGCCTCGGCGCACGCAACCTGATCTTCATCCTGCTGCAACTGGCCGGTTTCTACAAAGCGTTTTGCGCAGAGACAACCGAACCGGGCGTACATCTGATTTTCATTGAGGAGCCCGAAGCGCACTTGCATCCACAAATGCAGGAGGTCTTCATTCGCCAGCTTGCCAAAATTGCGCAGCAACTCGTTGACGGTGCGCAGGACAAGAGGCCCTGGCCGGTTCAGTTCGTCGTCTCCACGCATTCATCGCACATCGCCAACGCGGCTGGATTCGAAAGCATTCGGTACTTTCTGGGGGCTCCGGCGTCTGGCGCCCAGGAAGGAGTTCGGACAACAAGGGTCAAGGACTTGCGCAAGGGGCTCAAGGACATCCAGCCAGAGGACAAAAAGTTTCTTCATCAGTACATGACGTTGACGCGTTGTGACCTTTTCTTCGCTGACAAGGCGGTTTTGGTCGAGGGACTGAGCGAGCGTTTGTTGCTTCCTGTCATCGTTGCCAAGCTAGAAGCGGCTGAGCCCAAGAGTCCGAAGCTGTCGAGTCAGTACGTGACGGTAATGGAGGTCGGTGGTGCATACGCGCATCTGTTCTTCGATCTGCTGAAGTTTCTCGAACTTCGCAGTCTGATCATCACAGACCTTGATGCCGTTGAAAAACCCGGCGGCAAGGCGTGTGCGGTTCATCTGGGCACATACTCCAGCAACGCCTGTTTGAAGGCGTGGTACTCCGAGGACGATCCTTTTACGTTGGCGGGCTTGCTTGCCAAAAAGGACGCCGGAAAGGTACTCAACGGAAATCGCATAGCCTATCAACGCGCTGAGAAAGAGGGTGATCCCTGCGGGCGGACCTTCGAAGATGCGTTCATCCTCGCGAACCCGAAGCTGTTTGGCCTGACAGAGAAGACCCCTAATGGGCTTGAACTGGAGGCGCGGAGCAAGGCGGAAGAATGGAAGAAATCGGAGTTCGCATTGAAGCATGCGATCGCTGAGACGGAGTGGCTCGCACCGGCGTACATTGTGGAAGGCGTCCGCTGGTTGGCTCGCGGCGATGTTGTCGCCCCCGACCCGGCACTGACGTTGGTCATGGAGGCAGCCGTAGCTCCAGTGGAAGAAGATGGCGGCCATGCCTGA
- a CDS encoding DEAD/DEAH box helicase translates to MEASDELQAFLTKATQDGVWGRLLDRGAAWSIMRQAGVLPEDAPPLGEQIDIDLAEHGFSILRAALSLRELDGTSALCQRAFERAGNAFESLVRNGAPEAEERGFYRTIAGAAYHLAGYSAIAYSLFGEQQVSDLNANAAEAALILLILRDLDRLRTYVKSQLLDEDNGDANVSALLEDGEIDSDEAISIVLNTVVCRALAFFDFALQTGEVSLLDTAKELLDTALDLADAAASVSLWWIVRLCRNMLDDLWAHSLHETLPSDPPEGGEERYAELRRLFIASLYARKSAELELWPSQREAAKRSTDVSDDLVVALPTSAGKTRIAEIAALMCLAGGRRVLIVTPLRALSAQTERTFRQTFSPLGFSVSSLYGASGLSAGDEDVLRSMDIIIATPEKLDFALRNDASLIDDIGLVVLDEGHLIGPTEREIRYEILVQKLLRRGDAGTRRIVCLSAILPDGQQLEDLTAWIRSDVEGEPVRSSWRPTRQRFGTLVWQGDAARLNYDLEQQGPFLARFVEQIPPRKPDRTPYPRKTKDLTLFAAWRFAEQGKRTLIFSTQANWVEGYGESAVDLHRRGYLPTLLDDETLVQRALEVGREWLGEQHPAVTCLKLGVAVHHGRLPSPFLRELEALLAKGVLKVIVASPTLSQGLNLNAAVLLVPYLVRSGKVISGEEFANVAGRAGRAFVDVEGLVVHVILDKPTWRLTQWRSLVQSAKARTLQSGLYQIIAEIIERLAREGVLKRADAIEYLSSSREAWKSQSEENLLLGISEPAGDGDEEEEEKIEEEPMSHLIEKLDATVLGLVEALDADSEDLPRLLDEALQGSLWARQIGREDESEQQAHKEILEARANVIWSHTTPDVRKGHYAMGVGLEAGMAIDGMADVLGELLDQADAAALRDDGEELAAILVQLAARLLVIRPFVPDKKNALPADWGDLLKEWVSGTGVNVIGPKNMRIVEDAFAYRLVWALEALRTRRVTLGWSSEIVSGGGAASVETGVPQLMMSMLIRAGLPSRRAAMAAIRTTGTVFVTVSGMREWLASDEIAGLTNAGGFPTPETALLWQRFRDEMLSGEQQKWSVGSGARALSLRAADKAPTAGIYRIEIDAPDGEAWLTSPDYRRVAKFKTRVKGSWRGLLAARLEEGQRSAQIERFGPGKVTWPT, encoded by the coding sequence TTGGAAGCAAGTGATGAACTGCAGGCCTTCCTGACCAAGGCGACGCAAGATGGTGTTTGGGGACGGCTGCTGGACCGCGGCGCGGCATGGTCGATCATGCGTCAAGCGGGGGTGCTGCCGGAGGATGCACCGCCACTCGGCGAGCAGATTGACATCGATCTGGCAGAGCACGGCTTTTCGATCTTGCGCGCGGCGCTGTCACTGCGCGAGCTCGACGGCACATCGGCTCTTTGTCAGCGTGCGTTCGAGCGCGCCGGCAATGCCTTTGAATCGCTGGTTCGCAATGGTGCCCCAGAGGCTGAGGAGCGTGGCTTCTACCGCACGATTGCGGGCGCTGCCTACCATCTGGCGGGCTATTCTGCGATCGCCTACTCGCTGTTCGGCGAGCAGCAAGTTTCCGATCTCAATGCCAACGCGGCTGAAGCTGCATTGATCCTGCTGATCCTGCGCGACCTGGATCGCCTCCGGACGTATGTCAAATCCCAACTGCTGGATGAAGACAACGGCGATGCCAACGTCTCCGCCTTGCTGGAGGATGGGGAGATCGATTCCGATGAGGCAATTTCGATCGTCCTCAACACCGTGGTTTGCCGTGCCCTTGCATTTTTCGACTTTGCCCTTCAAACCGGCGAGGTGTCGTTGCTGGACACCGCAAAGGAACTGCTGGACACAGCCCTCGACCTTGCAGACGCTGCTGCCTCAGTGTCGCTGTGGTGGATTGTCCGGCTGTGCCGGAACATGCTCGACGATCTGTGGGCGCACTCCTTGCACGAGACGCTTCCGAGCGATCCGCCTGAGGGCGGTGAGGAGCGGTACGCCGAGTTGCGGCGACTTTTCATCGCGTCGCTGTACGCGCGCAAGAGCGCCGAGCTGGAGTTGTGGCCATCACAGCGCGAAGCAGCCAAGCGATCCACTGATGTGTCCGACGACCTGGTCGTCGCCTTGCCAACCAGCGCGGGGAAGACGCGCATCGCAGAGATCGCCGCCCTGATGTGCTTGGCGGGCGGTAGGCGCGTGTTGATCGTCACGCCGCTGCGCGCGCTTTCGGCGCAGACCGAGCGAACCTTTCGCCAGACTTTTTCACCGCTTGGATTCTCGGTCTCGTCGCTCTACGGCGCAAGTGGCTTGTCAGCCGGCGATGAAGACGTCCTGCGATCGATGGACATCATCATCGCCACCCCGGAAAAACTCGACTTCGCGTTGCGCAATGATGCGTCGCTGATCGATGACATCGGGTTGGTCGTGCTCGATGAGGGCCATCTCATTGGCCCAACCGAGCGAGAGATTCGCTACGAGATTCTGGTGCAGAAGCTGCTGCGCCGGGGGGATGCGGGTACGCGACGTATCGTGTGCCTGTCTGCCATTCTTCCGGATGGCCAGCAGCTCGAAGACCTGACGGCCTGGATTCGCAGTGACGTTGAAGGCGAGCCGGTGCGATCATCCTGGCGGCCCACTCGGCAGCGTTTCGGTACGTTGGTCTGGCAGGGCGACGCAGCAAGGCTCAACTATGACCTTGAGCAGCAAGGCCCGTTCCTAGCCCGATTCGTTGAGCAGATTCCGCCGCGAAAGCCAGACCGGACGCCATACCCTCGAAAGACCAAGGATCTGACATTGTTTGCAGCATGGCGGTTTGCTGAGCAAGGCAAGCGGACACTGATCTTCTCCACGCAAGCCAATTGGGTCGAAGGCTACGGAGAGTCAGCTGTTGATCTGCACCGTCGCGGCTACCTGCCGACCTTGCTCGACGACGAAACGTTGGTGCAACGCGCGCTCGAAGTTGGACGAGAGTGGTTGGGCGAACAACACCCTGCGGTTACTTGCCTCAAATTGGGCGTTGCGGTTCATCATGGTCGCCTGCCAAGCCCCTTCCTTCGCGAACTCGAAGCGCTGCTTGCCAAGGGTGTGCTGAAGGTGATCGTGGCGTCGCCGACGCTTTCGCAGGGTTTGAACCTGAACGCCGCTGTGCTTCTGGTCCCCTACCTGGTGCGATCAGGAAAGGTTATTTCAGGCGAAGAGTTTGCCAATGTTGCAGGCCGCGCCGGCAGAGCCTTTGTCGATGTCGAAGGGCTCGTCGTTCATGTGATCTTGGACAAGCCGACTTGGCGCCTGACGCAATGGCGCAGTCTCGTTCAATCAGCCAAGGCACGCACGTTGCAAAGCGGGCTTTATCAGATCATTGCTGAAATCATTGAGCGACTGGCGCGAGAAGGTGTGTTGAAACGTGCCGACGCCATCGAGTATCTGTCGAGCTCACGGGAAGCGTGGAAGTCGCAATCTGAGGAGAACCTGCTGCTCGGGATCTCCGAGCCGGCGGGAGATGGCGACGAAGAGGAAGAGGAGAAGATCGAGGAAGAGCCTATGTCGCATCTGATCGAGAAGCTCGACGCGACAGTGTTGGGCTTGGTCGAAGCGCTGGACGCGGATAGCGAAGATTTGCCGCGCCTTCTCGACGAAGCGTTGCAAGGGTCGCTTTGGGCTCGCCAGATTGGCAGGGAGGATGAATCCGAGCAACAGGCGCACAAGGAGATCCTGGAGGCCCGCGCGAACGTGATCTGGAGTCACACCACGCCTGACGTTCGAAAAGGGCACTATGCGATGGGGGTGGGGCTTGAAGCCGGCATGGCTATCGACGGCATGGCTGACGTGTTGGGTGAGTTGCTCGATCAAGCTGACGCGGCAGCATTGCGCGACGACGGTGAGGAGCTTGCCGCCATCCTTGTTCAACTTGCCGCGCGGCTGCTCGTTATCCGTCCTTTTGTGCCCGACAAAAAGAACGCGCTTCCGGCAGATTGGGGTGATCTTCTGAAGGAATGGGTGTCGGGCACGGGCGTGAATGTCATCGGCCCCAAGAACATGCGCATCGTTGAAGATGCGTTTGCGTACCGCCTGGTCTGGGCGCTCGAAGCGCTGAGGACCCGCCGGGTCACACTGGGCTGGTCGTCGGAGATCGTTTCCGGAGGGGGTGCTGCATCGGTGGAAACCGGCGTGCCCCAACTCATGATGTCCATGCTCATTCGAGCAGGGTTGCCGTCACGCCGAGCTGCCATGGCGGCAATCCGCACTACAGGCACCGTTTTCGTCACCGTCTCTGGTATGCGGGAGTGGTTAGCCAGCGATGAAATCGCGGGCCTGACCAATGCCGGCGGGTTTCCGACACCCGAGACGGCCTTGCTTTGGCAGCGTTTCCGAGACGAAATGCTGAGTGGGGAGCAGCAAAAGTGGAGTGTCGGGAGCGGGGCCCGCGCTTTGTCTCTTCGTGCCGCCGACAAGGCGCCGACTGCAGGTATCTACCGGATCGAGATTGACGCACCCGACGGTGAAGCGTGGCTGACGTCGCCCGACTATCGGCGGGTGGCCAAGTTCAAGACCCGCGTGAAAGGGTCATGGCGCGGCCTGCTTGCGGCGCGACTCGAGGAAGGCCAGCGATCGGCCCAGATCGAACGCTTTGGGCCGGGCAAAGTAACTTGGCCGACTTGA
- a CDS encoding Hachiman antiphage defense system protein HamA yields MALFKAWCAGTKDKSKKKTFRTYSEKDGGRAAVLTQLGEAVRTHYDQADRIADDVARLGYDGASEILRALLPQSKRARSGDLGEILASELVEEDMGFRIPVRRMRFKDGREVAMRGDDFIGVGYDPDEKLWLLKGESKSRANLGNVTIAEAREALNRYGGRCTPDSLLFIANRLLESADKDDIELGRTIRDEVGLKALRANRIDHMLFTVSGNAPAAKLQKNLEEAGDDRNQHVVSLHIEDHQAFIAEVYEEAMNLGSK; encoded by the coding sequence ATGGCATTGTTCAAGGCATGGTGTGCTGGCACCAAGGACAAAAGCAAGAAGAAAACGTTCCGAACATACTCGGAGAAAGATGGCGGCCGTGCAGCTGTTCTTACGCAACTGGGCGAAGCCGTCAGGACGCACTACGACCAGGCTGACCGGATCGCTGACGATGTCGCCCGCCTTGGCTACGACGGCGCCTCCGAAATTCTGAGGGCGCTGCTGCCGCAGTCGAAGCGCGCGCGCTCCGGAGACCTCGGCGAAATCCTGGCCTCTGAACTGGTTGAGGAGGACATGGGCTTTCGTATTCCCGTCCGGCGGATGCGATTCAAAGATGGGCGCGAGGTCGCAATGCGCGGCGACGATTTCATCGGCGTGGGCTACGACCCCGATGAAAAGCTCTGGCTGCTAAAGGGCGAGTCGAAAAGCCGAGCGAACCTTGGCAACGTGACGATTGCCGAAGCGCGTGAAGCCCTGAACCGGTACGGCGGCCGCTGCACGCCGGATTCCTTGCTGTTCATCGCGAATCGGCTCCTCGAAAGCGCCGACAAAGATGATATCGAACTCGGCCGGACGATCCGCGACGAGGTCGGGCTGAAAGCTCTGCGCGCCAATCGCATCGACCACATGCTGTTCACCGTGTCCGGCAACGCGCCGGCTGCGAAGCTCCAGAAGAATCTGGAGGAGGCCGGCGATGACCGTAACCAGCACGTCGTCAGCCTTCACATCGAAGACCACCAAGCGTTCATTGCCGAAGTCTACGAGGAGGCGATGAATCTTGGAAGCAAGTGA
- a CDS encoding MarR family transcriptional regulator, with translation MPILVTAVLHYLQEVLGIDASRVKPWARANELPYFLRDVFQFSELELLGHPVVLAIGRGEAKQSLSDVRTWLDKVKALAGQPAVYVTDALASYERRRLIEQKVPFIVPGNQLYLPDLGLDLREYFRQRTPATEAALSPSAQAMLITALLRQPWQPDWQPSRVAAALGYTPMTLSRAVKELTAAGLAAVHTVGRSRWLRMDLPPEQVWERAKPALRTPVRRTVWVAAHGVAAHRLSRLAGLSALARYSMMTEPKWPVYALTAADWKAATDAGVRELPEPEAGAQEWQLWSYSPALVPDANTVDPLSLTLSLQENADDRIQLALDELKGQLPW, from the coding sequence TTGCCGATCCTCGTCACCGCCGTTCTGCACTACCTCCAAGAGGTCCTGGGCATTGATGCGTCACGCGTGAAGCCGTGGGCGCGTGCAAACGAACTACCGTACTTCCTTCGCGACGTCTTCCAGTTCAGCGAGCTAGAGCTGCTGGGGCACCCCGTTGTGTTGGCGATCGGGCGCGGAGAGGCCAAGCAATCCCTCAGCGACGTCCGCACATGGCTGGACAAGGTCAAGGCCTTGGCCGGTCAGCCAGCGGTCTACGTCACCGATGCCCTGGCATCCTATGAGCGTCGGCGCTTGATCGAGCAAAAGGTCCCGTTCATCGTGCCGGGCAACCAACTCTATCTGCCGGATCTGGGGCTGGATCTGCGTGAGTATTTTCGGCAGCGCACTCCGGCCACGGAAGCGGCGCTGAGCCCATCCGCGCAAGCCATGCTGATCACCGCTTTGCTGCGTCAGCCGTGGCAACCCGATTGGCAGCCTTCCAGGGTTGCGGCCGCGCTGGGCTACACGCCCATGACACTGTCGCGCGCGGTCAAGGAGCTGACTGCGGCCGGGCTGGCTGCCGTGCACACGGTCGGCCGCTCGCGCTGGCTGCGAATGGATCTCCCACCAGAGCAGGTCTGGGAGCGTGCGAAGCCCGCACTGCGAACGCCGGTTAGGCGCACAGTCTGGGTGGCAGCCCACGGGGTCGCAGCACACCGACTCAGCCGCCTCGCGGGTCTGAGTGCGCTCGCGCGCTATTCCATGATGACCGAGCCGAAATGGCCGGTGTATGCGTTAACCGCCGCCGACTGGAAGGCTGCGACGGATGCCGGCGTTCGCGAGTTGCCTGAGCCCGAAGCGGGCGCCCAAGAATGGCAGCTGTGGAGCTACAGCCCGGCGTTGGTGCCAGACGCCAACACGGTGGACCCGCTCTCGCTGACGCTCAGCCTGCAGGAGAACGCCGATGACCGAATCCAGCTCGCACTGGACGAACTGAAAGGACAACTTCCATGGTGA
- the radC gene encoding RadC family protein — protein sequence MSQLSSLSFTSSIDSSLLVRDVAGSYRPADPAEVLQAALRVLEGQLRGTEMLSSPQAVRDFLRIKLGTLEHEVFAVIHLDAQHRVIEYVEMFRGTVTQTSVYPREVVKEAMAHNTAAIVLVHNHPSGVAEPSRADEYLTQTIKSALSLVDVRVIDHLIVAGPTILSFAERGLI from the coding sequence ATGTCGCAGCTGTCTTCCCTGTCGTTCACGTCTTCCATCGATTCCTCCCTGCTCGTCCGTGATGTCGCGGGCAGCTACCGTCCGGCCGATCCGGCTGAGGTGCTGCAGGCCGCGCTGCGGGTTCTGGAGGGCCAGTTGCGCGGCACCGAGATGCTGTCGTCGCCGCAGGCTGTGCGCGACTTCCTGCGCATCAAGCTGGGCACGCTGGAGCACGAGGTGTTCGCGGTGATCCACCTGGACGCCCAACACCGGGTCATCGAGTACGTCGAGATGTTCCGCGGCACCGTGACCCAGACATCGGTCTATCCGCGCGAGGTGGTCAAGGAAGCCATGGCACACAACACAGCGGCCATCGTTCTGGTCCACAACCACCCGTCGGGCGTGGCTGAGCCCTCTCGGGCCGATGAGTATTTGACCCAGACCATCAAGAGCGCGCTATCGCTGGTGGATGTGCGGGTCATCGATCACCTGATCGTGGCCGGGCCGACGATCCTGTCCTTCGCAGAACGCGGGCTGATCTGA
- a CDS encoding thioesterase family protein: MRVINPSPNSMNHQGISEISFEETYSVPPEQTARALFSRLPHGSDYAQRLIECLATGYLVAVVESICIREMQRHVDAVSEVVVGRTIELEHKGPIPPGSTLKLRGWVERLGERSAKFFVQASDDHEVVCEGSVILVVAPRVSMESRIAVKVGALATKSDRDSVDSAPDWRTPSESLCRPESQVS, encoded by the coding sequence ATGCGCGTCATCAACCCCTCGCCCAATTCCATGAACCACCAAGGCATCAGTGAAATCTCCTTTGAAGAAACCTACAGCGTGCCGCCCGAGCAGACGGCCCGGGCGCTGTTCTCCAGGCTCCCGCATGGGAGCGACTATGCGCAAAGGCTGATCGAATGCCTGGCGACCGGGTATCTGGTCGCCGTTGTCGAGTCCATCTGCATCCGCGAGATGCAACGGCACGTGGATGCCGTCTCGGAAGTCGTGGTGGGCCGGACGATCGAGCTGGAGCACAAGGGGCCGATCCCGCCGGGATCAACCCTGAAGCTGCGGGGATGGGTTGAACGCCTGGGAGAGCGCAGCGCGAAGTTCTTCGTTCAGGCATCCGACGACCACGAAGTGGTTTGCGAAGGTTCCGTCATTCTGGTGGTGGCGCCACGAGTGTCGATGGAGTCGCGCATTGCCGTGAAAGTGGGGGCGCTCGCAACGAAATCAGACAGAGACTCGGTTGACAGCGCTCCCGACTGGCGTACTCCGTCTGAGTCACTCTGTCGCCCGGAGTCGCAGGTTTCCTGA
- a CDS encoding DUF2958 domain-containing protein translates to MMNALITDEQHVLLLANGRESLQNPDFDPAPVVKLLTPDAGATWLLTEIDPDDHDHSFGLCDLGLGAPELGWVSLRELATVRGRLGLPVERDLHFRAEKRLSAYARNARLAGRIVV, encoded by the coding sequence ATCATGAACGCACTCATCACCGACGAGCAGCACGTGCTGCTGCTGGCCAACGGTCGCGAATCGTTGCAGAACCCTGACTTCGACCCGGCGCCCGTGGTCAAGCTGCTCACACCCGACGCCGGCGCAACCTGGCTGCTGACCGAGATCGACCCGGACGACCATGACCACTCTTTCGGTCTGTGCGACCTGGGCCTGGGGGCGCCCGAGCTGGGGTGGGTCAGTCTGCGGGAGTTGGCGACCGTGCGTGGTCGGCTCGGGTTGCCGGTTGAGCGCGATCTGCACTTTCGCGCCGAGAAGCGCCTGAGCGCCTATGCGCGGAACGCGCGGCTGGCCGGACGCATCGTTGTCTGA